A part of Thermococcus sp. LS1 genomic DNA contains:
- a CDS encoding MBL fold metallo-hydrolase: MRIIWYGHACFWVETKGVRLLIDPYPEVDDDKIGEVDYILITHEHSDHYGKVELLSRLRDATVIGPKPVYLMAISDGVTKVREIEEDQTIELENGVKVTAIYVEHPSSQYPVGYLIEGDKTLFHTGDTYSTPTIQRLRGKVDVLLVPISGRSTANEREAAQIIEDIRPRMVIPMHYGVYGGGSVEKLLEELNKRRIWAVVKPLKLYEELSL; the protein is encoded by the coding sequence ATGAGGATTATCTGGTATGGACACGCGTGCTTCTGGGTCGAGACGAAGGGTGTGAGACTGCTCATCGACCCCTATCCTGAGGTTGACGACGACAAAATAGGCGAGGTCGACTACATCCTGATAACCCACGAGCACAGCGACCATTACGGCAAGGTCGAGCTCCTCTCGAGGCTCCGCGACGCAACCGTTATCGGACCGAAGCCAGTATATCTCATGGCTATCAGCGACGGGGTAACGAAAGTCAGGGAAATCGAGGAAGACCAGACCATAGAGCTCGAGAACGGCGTCAAGGTTACCGCAATATACGTTGAGCATCCCTCCAGCCAGTACCCGGTTGGATACCTAATAGAAGGGGACAAAACGTTGTTCCACACGGGGGACACATATTCGACGCCAACCATTCAGAGGCTCCGCGGAAAGGTCGACGTTCTGCTGGTGCCCATAAGCGGCCGCTCAACGGCGAACGAACGCGAGGCGGCTCAGATAATCGAGGACATAAGGCCGAGGATGGTCATCCCGATGCACTACGGGGTCTACGGAGGGGGGAGCGTCGAGAAGCTCCTAGAGGAACTCAATAAGAGGCGCATCTGGGCCGTGGTGAAGCCCCTCAAGCTCTACGAGGAGCTCTCGCTCTAG
- the radB gene encoding DNA repair and recombination protein RadB — MLSTGVKSLDELLGGGIAPEVLTQVYGSFATGKTTLAVQIGLLSDGKVAYVDTEGGFSPERLAQMAESRGLDPEEALQRFILFTPADFKEQRRTIGSLKKIVDKSFSLIVVDSITAHYRVEEQRKNLTAELGKQLQVLLWLARKHGIPVIVINQVHFDSRAERMKPVAEHTLGYRCKDILRLDKLNTPGLRVALLERHRFRPEGGMVYFRITEKGIEDALGGAD; from the coding sequence ATGCTGAGCACGGGAGTCAAATCACTAGACGAACTTCTTGGAGGGGGCATAGCCCCCGAGGTTCTGACCCAGGTTTATGGAAGCTTCGCCACCGGAAAGACCACCCTTGCCGTTCAGATTGGCCTCCTGAGCGACGGGAAGGTTGCATACGTCGATACAGAGGGTGGCTTTTCTCCCGAGAGGCTCGCCCAGATGGCTGAATCTAGGGGCCTCGACCCTGAGGAAGCCCTCCAGAGGTTCATCCTCTTCACCCCAGCCGATTTCAAGGAGCAGAGAAGGACGATAGGAAGCCTGAAGAAGATCGTCGATAAGAGTTTCTCCCTCATCGTCGTGGATTCCATAACGGCCCACTACAGGGTTGAAGAGCAGAGAAAGAACCTCACCGCTGAACTCGGGAAGCAGTTGCAGGTTCTCCTGTGGCTCGCGAGGAAGCACGGTATCCCAGTAATCGTGATAAATCAGGTGCACTTCGACAGCCGCGCCGAGAGGATGAAGCCAGTTGCCGAGCACACCCTCGGATACCGCTGCAAGGACATTCTGAGGCTCGACAAGCTGAACACTCCCGGATTGCGCGTGGCCCTTCTGGAGAGGCACAGGTTCAGGCCAGAGGGCGGCATGGTGTACTTCAGGATAACCGAGAAGGGCATAGAGGACGCGCTCGGAGGGGCGGACTAG
- a CDS encoding ribonuclease E/G produces the protein MSTNTGVSVRVRGIYSTALTKLFLDRGFGISQPSQKIVERFSLEKTYDEFDVDVYDKKDHHGVVLVGTKVEEVRKVLEDELIDVFFRKLPYQLYGIYKGMIVKRDERYVYIDIGSAIGTVVADELPNAMEGDEVLVQVKKHNLLPHLSVTLTIPGDYAVLIPKPIGAQRHVKISRKIRDQSERERLRILGLSIDLGEWGILWRTAAAYKDWNTLRDEIIKLSKLADRLKKADSYTAPSVIIEGRDIYEVEFGGGAKKKLDEVRNKVVPTVEGHHQLKAYDPEFSFAVEIAEGILAKVPGQRERVRQGFWEALITNKGPKKGWLFSLEHYKPDGQRIKIGPGEIVEVSMNPLKVTIKRHLKPGKFYDGLDIPIEFGDYVITEIEAGKWWFVHRYYDRDGNLKGEYYNINTPVEIYPDRARYVDLEVDIVKWPDGKKEIIDKDKLTEHYEEGIITEKLYKAVLRITQEVFERV, from the coding sequence GTGTCTACAAACACAGGAGTTTCAGTTCGGGTTAGGGGCATCTACAGCACGGCCCTCACGAAGCTCTTCCTCGACAGGGGCTTTGGCATCTCCCAGCCGAGCCAGAAGATCGTCGAGCGCTTCAGCCTCGAAAAGACCTACGACGAGTTTGACGTTGATGTTTATGACAAGAAGGACCATCACGGTGTCGTTCTCGTTGGGACGAAGGTTGAGGAAGTTAGGAAGGTCCTTGAGGACGAGCTGATAGATGTTTTCTTTAGAAAGCTTCCCTATCAGCTCTACGGGATATACAAGGGAATGATCGTCAAGAGAGACGAGCGCTACGTTTACATCGACATAGGCAGTGCCATAGGCACCGTCGTTGCCGACGAGCTTCCGAACGCTATGGAAGGCGACGAAGTCCTTGTCCAGGTCAAGAAGCACAACCTCCTGCCGCACCTGAGCGTTACTTTGACTATTCCCGGTGACTACGCGGTGCTCATTCCAAAACCGATAGGGGCGCAGAGGCACGTGAAGATATCCAGAAAGATACGCGACCAGAGCGAGAGGGAGAGGCTTAGGATCCTCGGACTCAGCATAGACCTCGGGGAGTGGGGAATACTCTGGAGGACTGCCGCAGCATACAAGGACTGGAACACTCTCAGGGATGAAATAATAAAGCTTTCCAAGCTTGCCGACAGGCTCAAGAAGGCGGACTCCTACACGGCTCCATCGGTCATAATCGAGGGCAGGGACATCTACGAGGTCGAGTTTGGTGGAGGGGCGAAGAAGAAGCTCGACGAGGTAAGAAACAAGGTTGTTCCCACCGTTGAGGGTCACCACCAGCTGAAAGCCTACGACCCGGAGTTCAGTTTTGCGGTTGAAATAGCCGAGGGAATCCTCGCCAAGGTTCCTGGCCAGAGGGAGAGGGTGAGGCAGGGCTTCTGGGAGGCTTTGATTACCAACAAGGGGCCGAAGAAGGGCTGGCTCTTCAGCCTGGAGCACTACAAGCCCGACGGCCAGAGGATAAAGATAGGGCCGGGCGAGATAGTCGAGGTCTCCATGAACCCGCTCAAGGTTACCATAAAGCGCCACCTCAAGCCCGGCAAGTTCTACGACGGCCTTGACATTCCGATAGAGTTTGGCGACTACGTGATTACTGAGATAGAGGCAGGTAAGTGGTGGTTCGTCCACAGGTATTACGACAGAGACGGCAACCTGAAGGGCGAGTACTACAACATCAACACCCCCGTCGAGATTTACCCTGACAGGGCGCGCTACGTTGACCTTGAGGTCGACATCGTCAAGTGGCCGGACGGCAAGAAGGAGATAATCGACAAGGACAAGCTCACCGAGCACTACGAAGAGGGCATCATCACGGAGAAGCTCTACAAAGCCGTGCTCAGGATAACTCAGGAAGTGTTTGAGAGAGTTTGA
- the moaA gene encoding GTP 3',8-cyclase MoaA, whose amino-acid sequence MLYDRFGRPVTNLRISITRDCNYRCFFCHREGQHFNARLELTPAEIERLVRVASNLGIKKVKLTGGEPTVRSDIIEIVRRIKPYLRDLSMTTNGSRLKELAKPLAKAGLDRVNVSLHSLKPDVYKKITGVDMLDVVLEGIEEAVRYLSPVKLNMTVMKGLNDGEIWDMIDFAAKTGTILQLIELEAPREMTQTSFFRKYFYPLKPVEQKLEEMAVKTRERRMHRRKKYFIPTDYGIAEVEVVRAMHNTIFCANCTRLRVTSDGKFKTCLLRKNDLIDFSTALRNSVSDAELVELFQKAVLMREPYWK is encoded by the coding sequence GTGCTCTACGACCGCTTTGGCAGGCCGGTGACGAACCTCAGGATTTCAATCACACGGGACTGCAACTACCGATGCTTCTTCTGCCATCGAGAGGGCCAGCACTTTAACGCAAGGTTAGAACTCACTCCAGCTGAAATCGAAAGGCTCGTTAGAGTAGCCTCGAACCTAGGGATAAAGAAAGTCAAGCTAACCGGCGGCGAGCCGACTGTGAGGAGCGATATTATCGAGATAGTGAGAAGGATAAAACCCTACCTAAGAGACCTCTCGATGACGACCAACGGGAGCAGGCTGAAGGAGCTAGCGAAGCCTTTGGCAAAAGCAGGCCTTGACAGGGTGAACGTTTCGCTCCACAGCCTTAAGCCAGATGTTTACAAGAAGATAACCGGCGTTGACATGCTTGATGTCGTTCTTGAGGGCATTGAGGAAGCCGTCAGATACCTCAGCCCGGTCAAGCTCAACATGACCGTAATGAAGGGCCTCAACGACGGCGAGATATGGGATATGATAGACTTTGCGGCCAAGACCGGCACGATACTCCAGCTGATAGAGCTCGAGGCGCCGAGAGAGATGACACAAACGAGCTTCTTCAGGAAGTATTTCTACCCGCTCAAGCCCGTTGAGCAGAAGCTCGAGGAGATGGCCGTGAAAACCCGGGAAAGGAGGATGCACAGAAGGAAGAAGTATTTCATTCCGACGGACTACGGAATAGCCGAGGTTGAGGTTGTCAGGGCTATGCACAACACGATTTTCTGCGCCAACTGCACCCGCCTTAGGGTTACTTCAGACGGCAAGTTCAAAACCTGCCTTCTAAGAAAGAATGATCTCATAGACTTCTCCACGGCGCTTAGGAACAGCGTCAGCGATGCAGAACTTGTTGAGCTCTTCCAGAAGGCAGTTCTGATGAGAGAGCCCTACTGGAAATAG
- a CDS encoding DUF835 domain-containing protein — protein sequence MGVDIITLMGGILLFIITTYWLVRARRYYYLADSRTKKFALGLAIMLTLLGLLGGTVIILTAFGRNVLRPMLELITIGTFLFLSLLSLRCLEREICGIYVRKDEGGSGIKKSDVFLVESTEEAKLLLKALHREKVPILVISRRTWEEWVREFGIEPERFLWLSGVSHRHAVSPSSLHILREEAVKFMRNHEKSAIYIEGIEYLMFYSEFSAIAKFLFTLKDYAVVSGAYMIVLAIPQILDEKQFNILAREFKRPNIKEIGELLSSKAFFGTLLREDLDKLAKRTNVKSREQEGENNASNKSAEGESGASKEETEKA from the coding sequence ATGGGAGTTGACATCATAACCCTCATGGGGGGAATTTTGCTATTCATCATTACCACCTACTGGCTCGTCAGGGCTAGGCGTTACTATTATCTCGCGGACAGTCGAACCAAGAAGTTTGCCCTCGGACTCGCAATTATGCTAACACTACTCGGGCTCCTTGGTGGGACAGTTATTATCCTCACGGCCTTTGGGAGGAACGTACTGCGCCCCATGCTCGAACTTATAACAATCGGAACGTTCTTGTTTCTATCGCTTCTGTCACTCAGGTGTCTAGAGAGGGAGATTTGTGGGATATATGTCAGAAAAGACGAAGGTGGAAGCGGAATAAAAAAGTCTGACGTCTTTCTTGTCGAGAGCACTGAAGAAGCCAAGCTTTTGCTGAAGGCGCTCCACAGAGAGAAAGTGCCGATCCTCGTCATTAGCAGGCGAACATGGGAAGAGTGGGTACGCGAATTTGGAATAGAGCCGGAGAGATTCCTGTGGCTCAGTGGGGTGTCCCACAGGCATGCCGTCAGCCCCAGCAGTCTGCATATCCTCCGGGAAGAGGCCGTCAAGTTCATGAGGAACCACGAGAAAAGTGCAATTTACATCGAGGGAATAGAGTACTTGATGTTCTACTCGGAGTTCAGCGCCATAGCAAAGTTCCTCTTCACTCTCAAGGACTATGCAGTTGTCAGCGGTGCATACATGATAGTCCTCGCCATACCCCAGATTCTAGATGAGAAGCAGTTCAACATCCTGGCCAGGGAATTCAAGAGACCCAACATAAAAGAAATCGGGGAACTGCTTTCCAGCAAGGCATTCTTTGGAACTCTACTGCGCGAGGATTTAGACAAACTGGCAAAGAGAACAAACGTTAAAAGCCGGGAGCAAGAGGGAGAAAACAATGCCAGCAATAAGAGTGCCGAAGGAGAAAGCGGAGCCAGTAAAGAGGAAACTGAAAAAGCTTAA
- a CDS encoding class I SAM-dependent methyltransferase family protein: MPAIRVPKEKAEPVKRKLKKLNLYDGKRRPKREENHVLLPVLDDPIVKELGYEVLEVELPLRPERQIYKNLESVLAERLSEEELSYLRRYDVVGDIAIIQIPPELEHRIKDIIWGLRKVHPFLKVIAKKGFHEGAFRIRDYSIIWGEKRLTTVHKENGVRIKVDLSKAFFNPRMKGERYRLAQLVGDGERILIPFAGVLPYALVIAHYKQVKITAVELNEDAYRLGLENIELNRKNLKGEIEFIHGDAFEVLPEMPAFDRVISPTPRGVDALALTLSRAEKWLHYYDFVHEDEIESFRRQILEECKKQGKDCEVKVKKVSDFKPHVFKVCADVKILK, from the coding sequence ATGCCAGCAATAAGAGTGCCGAAGGAGAAAGCGGAGCCAGTAAAGAGGAAACTGAAAAAGCTTAACCTATATGACGGAAAGAGGAGACCAAAGAGGGAAGAAAACCATGTTCTCCTGCCTGTCCTGGACGATCCCATAGTCAAGGAGCTCGGCTACGAGGTCCTGGAGGTTGAGCTCCCCCTTAGACCGGAGAGGCAGATTTACAAAAACCTAGAGAGTGTTCTGGCGGAGCGTCTTAGCGAAGAGGAGCTCTCCTATCTGAGGCGCTACGACGTCGTAGGGGACATCGCAATAATCCAGATCCCGCCCGAGCTGGAGCACAGGATCAAGGATATCATCTGGGGCCTGAGGAAGGTTCACCCGTTTCTGAAGGTCATTGCAAAGAAGGGCTTCCACGAGGGGGCATTTAGGATTCGTGATTATTCCATAATCTGGGGCGAGAAGAGGCTGACGACGGTTCACAAGGAGAACGGCGTGAGGATAAAGGTGGACTTAAGCAAAGCCTTCTTCAATCCGAGGATGAAGGGTGAGAGGTATAGATTAGCTCAGCTCGTCGGGGACGGCGAGAGAATCCTGATTCCCTTCGCCGGTGTTCTGCCGTACGCCCTTGTCATAGCGCACTATAAACAGGTCAAGATTACCGCCGTCGAGCTGAACGAAGATGCTTACAGGCTAGGCCTCGAGAACATCGAACTGAACAGGAAAAACCTGAAGGGCGAGATAGAGTTCATTCACGGCGATGCCTTCGAGGTTCTCCCAGAAATGCCAGCGTTCGACCGCGTGATAAGCCCCACACCAAGGGGAGTGGATGCCTTGGCCCTAACCCTGAGCAGGGCCGAGAAATGGCTCCATTACTACGATTTCGTCCACGAGGACGAGATCGAGTCCTTCAGACGGCAAATCCTTGAGGAATGCAAGAAACAGGGAAAAGATTGCGAGGTCAAAGTAAAAAAGGTGAGCGACTTCAAGCCGCACGTGTTCAAAGTGTGTGCGGACGTGAAAATTTTAAAATAA
- a CDS encoding replication factor C large subunit — MAMPSFDVPWVEKYRPRRLSEIVNQDKALEQVRAWIEAWLHGNPPKKKALLLAGPPGTGKTTTIYALAREYGFEVIELNASDERTYEKIERYVQAAYTMDILGKRRKLIFLDESDNIEPSGAREIAKLIDKARNPIIMSANHYWEVPREIRNKAQIVEYKRLSQRDIMKALIRILKAEGVTVPKEILQEIAKRANGDLRAAINDLQTVVSGGIEDAREVLAFRDVEKSVFQALAQLFATDNAKRAKLAVLGVDMFPHELLQWIDENLPYVYYKPEDIARAYEALSRADIYLGRAQRTGNYGLWKYATDMMTAGVAVAGVKKKGFVRIYPPKTIKLLTESKEERSLRDSVVKKIMSEMHMAKLEALETLNILKAIFEHNPDMAAHFVVFLDLSEKEVEFIVGDKEKAKTIWGKSLNIHKRLKEERNELKEHVKVAVEAAEVKEPEEKVDEAEELEEEEISEEELEKAEEEMEAVEKEKKSEKIDKPKKKGKQATLFDFLKK, encoded by the coding sequence ATGGCCATGCCCTCCTTCGATGTTCCCTGGGTTGAGAAGTACCGCCCGAGAAGGCTGAGCGAGATAGTGAATCAGGACAAGGCTTTGGAGCAGGTAAGGGCATGGATAGAGGCATGGCTGCACGGTAATCCGCCGAAGAAGAAGGCTCTCCTCCTCGCTGGACCTCCGGGGACGGGCAAGACCACCACCATCTACGCCCTGGCCAGGGAGTACGGCTTCGAGGTCATCGAGCTCAACGCGAGCGACGAGAGGACCTACGAGAAGATAGAGCGCTATGTCCAGGCAGCCTACACGATGGACATCCTTGGAAAGAGGAGAAAGCTGATATTCCTCGACGAGTCAGACAACATAGAACCAAGCGGAGCGAGAGAGATAGCGAAGCTCATCGACAAAGCCAGGAACCCGATAATCATGTCAGCCAACCACTACTGGGAGGTTCCGAGGGAGATAAGGAACAAGGCCCAGATAGTTGAATACAAGCGCCTGAGCCAGAGGGACATAATGAAGGCCCTCATAAGGATCCTAAAGGCAGAGGGTGTAACCGTTCCGAAGGAAATCCTCCAGGAGATAGCCAAGCGCGCCAACGGCGACTTAAGGGCAGCAATAAACGACCTTCAGACTGTTGTCTCGGGTGGAATCGAGGACGCCAGAGAGGTTCTCGCATTCCGTGACGTGGAGAAGAGCGTCTTCCAGGCATTGGCTCAGCTGTTCGCAACCGACAACGCCAAACGCGCAAAGCTGGCCGTTCTCGGCGTTGACATGTTTCCCCACGAGCTCCTCCAGTGGATAGACGAGAACCTGCCTTACGTCTATTACAAGCCGGAGGACATAGCGAGGGCCTACGAAGCGCTTAGCAGAGCTGATATATACCTCGGCAGGGCCCAGAGGACGGGTAACTACGGACTCTGGAAGTACGCCACGGACATGATGACCGCCGGCGTTGCAGTGGCTGGCGTCAAGAAGAAGGGCTTCGTGAGGATTTACCCGCCGAAGACGATAAAGCTCCTCACCGAGAGCAAGGAGGAGCGCTCGCTCAGGGATTCAGTGGTCAAGAAGATAATGAGCGAGATGCACATGGCGAAGCTCGAGGCTCTTGAAACCCTCAACATCCTTAAGGCGATATTCGAGCACAACCCCGACATGGCGGCGCACTTCGTCGTCTTCCTCGACCTGAGTGAGAAGGAGGTCGAGTTCATAGTTGGCGACAAGGAGAAAGCGAAGACGATATGGGGCAAGAGCCTCAACATTCACAAGCGCCTCAAGGAGGAGCGGAACGAGCTCAAGGAGCACGTTAAGGTAGCGGTTGAGGCGGCCGAGGTGAAAGAACCGGAAGAAAAAGTCGATGAAGCAGAAGAGCTCGAAGAAGAGGAGATAAGCGAGGAGGAGCTCGAGAAGGCCGAGGAAGAGATGGAAGCCGTCGAGAAGGAGAAGAAGTCCGAGAAGATCGACAAGCCCAAGAAGAAGGGCAAGCAGGCTACGCTCTTTGACTTCCTGAAGAAGTGA
- a CDS encoding replication factor C small subunit: MPEEVQEVKILEKPWVEKYRPQRLEDIVGQEHIVKRLKHYVKTGSMPHLLFAGPPGVGKTTAALALARELFGEHWRHNFLELNASDERGINVIREKVKEFARTKPIGGASFKIIFLDEADALTQDAQQALRRTMEMFSTNVRFILSCNYSSKIIEPIQSRCAIFRFRPLNDNDIAKRIKYIAENEGLELTEDGLQALLYVAEGDLRRAINVLQAAAALDRKITDENVFLVASRARPEDVREMMNLALEGNFLKAREKLREILLKQGLSGEDVLIQMHKEVFNLTIPEDRKVALADKIGEYNFRLVEGANEMIQLEALLAQFTLMGK, encoded by the coding sequence ATGCCAGAGGAAGTCCAGGAGGTTAAAATCCTTGAAAAGCCGTGGGTTGAGAAGTACAGGCCGCAGAGGCTGGAAGATATAGTCGGTCAGGAGCATATAGTCAAGCGCCTCAAACACTACGTTAAAACCGGTTCGATGCCCCACCTCCTCTTCGCAGGGCCGCCTGGTGTCGGAAAGACCACGGCCGCTTTAGCCCTGGCGAGGGAGCTCTTCGGCGAGCACTGGAGGCACAACTTCCTCGAGCTCAACGCGAGCGATGAGCGCGGTATAAACGTCATCCGCGAGAAGGTGAAGGAGTTCGCGAGAACTAAGCCGATAGGTGGTGCAAGCTTTAAGATAATCTTCCTCGACGAGGCGGACGCTTTAACCCAGGACGCCCAGCAGGCGCTTAGGAGAACAATGGAGATGTTCTCGACCAACGTGAGGTTCATACTCAGCTGTAATTACAGCAGCAAGATAATCGAGCCAATACAGTCGAGGTGTGCCATCTTCCGCTTCAGACCGCTCAACGATAATGACATAGCAAAGCGCATCAAGTACATAGCCGAGAACGAGGGGCTTGAGCTCACTGAGGACGGCCTTCAGGCGCTCCTTTATGTCGCTGAAGGCGACCTCAGGAGGGCAATAAATGTCCTTCAGGCAGCTGCTGCGCTCGACAGAAAGATAACCGATGAGAACGTCTTCCTCGTTGCGAGCAGGGCTCGTCCAGAAGACGTACGTGAGATGATGAACCTTGCCCTCGAGGGCAACTTCCTCAAGGCCAGAGAGAAGCTGAGGGAGATTCTCCTCAAGCAGGGGCTCAGCGGCGAGGACGTTCTCATCCAGATGCACAAGGAAGTGTTCAACCTCACAATTCCAGAGGACAGAAAGGTCGCTTTGGCGGACAAGATAGGCGAGTACAACTTCAGGCTCGTTGAGGGAGCGAACGAGATGATTCAGCTCGAGGCTCTGCTCGCTCAGTTCACCCTGATGGGTAAGTGA
- a CDS encoding glycine C-acetyltransferase: MAKLDWIREELQELKEKGLYVTIRKLESAQGPWVVVDGKRVLNMCSNNYLGLAAHPKIKEAAIRAILDYGVGAGAVRTIAGTMELHVELEEKLAKFKKREAAILFQSGYNANLGAISALLKKGEDGVFISEELNHASIIDGMRLSGAPKVIYKHLDMEDLKKRLEENKDKKKKIIVSDGVFSMDGDLAPLPEMAELAEQYDAILYIDDAHGEGVLGDSGRGIVDHFKLHDRVDFEMGTLSKAFGVIGGYVAGPEEAIEYLRQRARPFLFSSAPNPPDVAAAIAAVEILQKSDELVRKLWDNTHFLQNGLRDLGYDLGNTKHPITPVMLYDEKLAQEFSRRLYEEYNIFAQAIVYPTVPLGTARIRLEPSAAHSKEDLQYVIDAFEDLGKKTGFLK; encoded by the coding sequence ATGGCGAAGCTCGACTGGATTAGGGAAGAGCTCCAGGAGCTTAAGGAAAAGGGCCTCTACGTAACTATTAGAAAGCTCGAGAGCGCCCAGGGGCCCTGGGTTGTGGTTGACGGAAAGCGCGTTCTCAACATGTGTTCGAACAACTATCTCGGCCTCGCCGCACATCCCAAGATTAAGGAAGCGGCCATCAGGGCTATTCTCGACTACGGTGTCGGTGCCGGTGCCGTCAGAACCATAGCCGGTACCATGGAGCTCCACGTTGAACTGGAGGAGAAGCTGGCTAAGTTCAAGAAGAGAGAGGCTGCCATACTCTTCCAGAGCGGCTACAACGCCAACCTGGGAGCTATAAGTGCACTCCTCAAGAAGGGTGAGGATGGAGTATTCATCAGCGAGGAGCTCAACCACGCAAGCATAATCGACGGAATGCGCCTCAGCGGCGCTCCAAAAGTCATTTACAAGCACCTCGATATGGAGGACCTCAAGAAGAGGCTGGAGGAGAACAAGGACAAGAAGAAGAAAATCATCGTCAGCGACGGTGTCTTCTCGATGGACGGTGACCTCGCCCCGCTCCCTGAGATGGCCGAGCTGGCTGAGCAGTACGATGCTATACTCTACATCGACGACGCCCATGGTGAGGGTGTCCTCGGAGACAGCGGAAGAGGTATAGTGGACCACTTCAAGCTCCACGACAGGGTCGACTTCGAGATGGGTACGCTGAGCAAGGCCTTCGGTGTCATAGGTGGCTACGTTGCCGGTCCGGAGGAGGCCATCGAGTACCTCCGCCAGAGGGCCAGACCGTTCCTCTTCTCGAGCGCTCCGAACCCCCCTGACGTTGCCGCCGCAATAGCGGCCGTTGAGATACTCCAGAAGAGCGACGAGCTGGTTAGGAAGCTCTGGGACAACACCCACTTCCTCCAGAATGGATTGAGAGACCTCGGCTACGACCTCGGCAACACCAAGCACCCAATTACCCCGGTCATGCTCTATGACGAGAAGCTCGCCCAGGAGTTCTCAAGGAGGCTCTACGAGGAGTACAACATCTTCGCGCAGGCAATCGTCTATCCGACAGTTCCGCTCGGAACTGCCAGAATAAGGCTCGAGCCCTCAGCGGCCCACAGCAAGGAGGACCTCCAGTATGTCATCGACGCCTTCGAGGATCTCGGAAAGAAGACCGGGTTCCTGAAGTGA
- the endA gene encoding tRNA-intron lyase produces MKEPIEFKLSGDRAFSEREKAINQLYNKRYFGEVVNGKLFLSLIEAAYLMERGKIKVLDGGKELSFEELFELGRKKDGQFDIKYLVYKDLRDRGYIVKSALKFGSHFRVYRRGMDEHSQWLIWVVPENLRFSPNDITARVRVAHGVRKNMVMAVVDEDNDVVYYKIEWVKF; encoded by the coding sequence TTGAAGGAGCCGATAGAGTTCAAGCTCAGCGGTGACAGGGCCTTCAGCGAGAGGGAGAAGGCAATAAATCAGCTCTACAACAAGCGCTATTTCGGCGAGGTCGTCAACGGAAAGCTCTTTCTTTCGCTCATCGAGGCGGCATACCTGATGGAGAGGGGCAAGATAAAGGTTCTTGACGGTGGTAAGGAGCTCTCCTTCGAGGAGCTCTTTGAACTCGGCCGGAAAAAGGACGGCCAGTTCGACATCAAATACCTCGTTTACAAAGACCTGCGCGACAGGGGCTATATCGTCAAGTCGGCCCTTAAGTTCGGCTCCCACTTCAGGGTTTACAGGCGCGGAATGGACGAGCACTCCCAGTGGCTGATATGGGTCGTTCCGGAGAACCTCCGCTTCAGCCCTAACGATATAACGGCTCGCGTGAGAGTTGCCCACGGCGTCAGGAAGAATATGGTGATGGCGGTCGTTGATGAGGACAATGACGTCGTGTACTATAAGATTGAGTGGGTGAAGTTCTGA
- the rimI gene encoding ribosomal protein S18-alanine N-acetyltransferase, translating to MSVSVRDLGGRIPLSMVVIRPAKLFDIPDIVRIERASFREQYPRGVFLVFLENNPDTFLVAEYNGRVVGYVMAYLRPDLEGHIMSIAVDPAYRGNGIGSALLSEAIERLIKKGARYIGLEVRVSNENAIKLYERFGFRKIKRIIGYYADGEDAYYMLMPADEWGGRN from the coding sequence ATGAGTGTCTCCGTCCGGGATCTGGGGGGAAGGATTCCCCTCTCGATGGTGGTTATAAGGCCTGCTAAGCTCTTTGACATTCCAGATATAGTTAGGATAGAGCGTGCCTCGTTCCGTGAGCAGTACCCCCGGGGCGTCTTTCTCGTTTTTCTCGAGAACAATCCGGATACGTTTCTTGTCGCGGAGTACAACGGCAGGGTTGTCGGCTACGTCATGGCCTACCTGAGGCCCGACTTGGAAGGCCACATAATGAGCATCGCCGTCGATCCGGCTTACAGGGGCAACGGCATAGGCTCTGCTTTATTGAGTGAGGCTATAGAAAGACTGATAAAGAAGGGCGCGCGCTACATAGGGCTTGAGGTTCGTGTCAGCAACGAAAATGCCATAAAGCTCTACGAGCGCTTCGGCTTTAGAAAGATTAAAAGGATAATAGGCTACTACGCCGACGGCGAGGATGCCTACTACATGCTTATGCCGGCCGACGAGTGGGGTGGGAGGAATTGA